One Oxobacter pfennigii DNA segment encodes these proteins:
- a CDS encoding tyrosine-type recombinase/integrase — MPSNITYQEELKHKQTLKLREQINMLPNFCKEFFIGIEPTTSILTRISYSYDLNMFFGYLVENHSYFSKKSVHEIILSDLELISSADIESFMEYLNFYVKPHKDNPEHTLEYSNDNKGKARKLACIRSFYKYFYKRQRIKVNPASFVDMPKITEKPIIRLEVDEVARLLDIVESGEELTETQLRYQKYTRARDIAILSLFLGTGIRVSELVGVNISDIDFNLNGFKITRKGGNQVILYFSNEVKSALENYINERKEITPIAGYEDALFLSLQRKRINVRSVQTLVKKYTSMVTNLKNISPHKLRSTYGTNLYRETGDIYIVADVLGHRDVNTTKKHYAAIDDEKRRMAAKIVKLRED; from the coding sequence ATGCCATCAAACATTACATATCAGGAAGAATTAAAACATAAACAAACTTTAAAATTAAGAGAACAAATTAATATGCTTCCTAACTTCTGCAAGGAATTTTTTATTGGTATCGAACCTACAACATCCATATTGACCAGGATAAGCTATTCTTATGACCTTAATATGTTCTTTGGTTACCTTGTTGAAAATCACAGCTACTTCTCTAAAAAATCCGTTCATGAAATTATTTTAAGCGACCTTGAATTGATTTCCTCTGCCGATATTGAATCCTTTATGGAGTATTTAAACTTCTATGTAAAGCCTCATAAGGATAATCCTGAGCATACCCTTGAATATTCAAATGATAATAAGGGAAAAGCCCGTAAGCTGGCCTGTATCAGGTCTTTCTACAAGTATTTTTATAAAAGGCAGAGAATTAAAGTAAACCCGGCTTCTTTTGTCGATATGCCTAAAATCACGGAAAAGCCTATTATAAGGCTGGAAGTTGATGAGGTTGCGAGGCTTTTGGATATTGTTGAGTCCGGAGAAGAGCTTACAGAGACCCAATTAAGGTATCAGAAGTATACGAGAGCCCGTGATATCGCCATATTATCGCTATTTTTAGGTACAGGTATAAGGGTCAGCGAATTAGTGGGAGTAAATATATCCGATATAGATTTTAACTTAAATGGCTTTAAAATAACCAGAAAAGGCGGAAATCAGGTAATTCTGTACTTCAGCAATGAAGTAAAAAGTGCCCTGGAGAACTATATTAATGAAAGAAAAGAAATAACTCCTATAGCAGGTTATGAGGATGCTCTCTTTTTATCACTGCAAAGGAAAAGGATAAATGTAAGAAGCGTTCAGACCCTTGTAAAGAAATATACATCTATGGTTACAAACCTTAAGAATATCTCTCCTCATAAATTAAGAAGCACATACGGCACCAATCTTTACAGGGAAACGGGAGATATTTATATTGTTGCCGATGTGTTAGGCCATAGGGATGTTAATACCACTAAAAAGCATTATGCTGCAATCGACGATGAGAAAAGAAGAATGGCAGCTAAGATAGTAAAACTGAGGGAAGACTAA
- the yneA gene encoding cell division suppressor protein YneA has product MKRSARRRKAFNRFIVLLISSFMLFTFIITLRVHGNAKVEYATITVEKGDTLWYIVKKNCENYKDIRKAIYDIKKVNNLTSSNIIWGQEIKIPLKMLKQDVK; this is encoded by the coding sequence ATGAAAAGAAGTGCTCGCAGAAGAAAAGCATTTAACAGATTCATAGTCTTATTAATTTCATCATTTATGTTATTTACCTTTATAATTACATTAAGGGTACATGGTAACGCCAAAGTTGAATATGCTACCATAACCGTTGAAAAAGGCGATACATTATGGTATATCGTCAAAAAAAATTGTGAAAACTATAAAGATATAAGAAAAGCTATTTACGATATCAAAAAGGTAAATAATTTAACTTCTTCAAATATAATTTGGGGTCAGGAAATAAAAATACCTTTAAAAATGTTAAAACAAGATGTAAAATAA
- the lexA gene encoding transcriptional repressor LexA yields MSNDFEKTDKQSEILQFIRKEILDKGYPPSVREICNAVGLKSTSTVHGHLERLEKKGHIRRDPTKPRAIEILDEYQTKKEIVNIPIVGKVTAGQPILAYENVDDIFPLPMDFVQSNKQTFILRVQGESMIEAGILNGDYLIVEQRSTAENGEIVVALIEDEATVKTFYKEKDHIRLQPENPSMAPLILQDVKILGKVIGLFRRF; encoded by the coding sequence ATGAGTAACGACTTTGAAAAGACTGATAAACAGTCAGAAATATTACAGTTTATTAGAAAAGAAATATTAGATAAGGGCTATCCCCCTTCAGTTCGTGAAATATGCAACGCTGTGGGGCTTAAGTCCACTTCTACTGTCCACGGGCACCTTGAAAGATTAGAGAAAAAAGGACATATAAGAAGAGACCCCACCAAGCCCAGGGCAATCGAAATTTTAGATGAATATCAGACTAAAAAAGAAATAGTGAATATACCTATTGTAGGCAAGGTTACTGCCGGCCAGCCTATCCTGGCATATGAAAATGTGGATGATATATTCCCTCTTCCTATGGATTTTGTTCAGTCCAATAAGCAAACATTCATATTGAGAGTACAGGGTGAAAGCATGATTGAAGCAGGTATTTTAAACGGCGATTATTTAATCGTGGAGCAGCGGTCCACAGCAGAAAATGGTGAAATAGTAGTTGCTCTTATTGAAGATGAAGCTACCGTTAAAACCTTCTATAAAGAGAAAGATCATATAAGGCTTCAGCCGGAGAATCCATCTATGGCTCCATTAATCCTTCAAGACGTTAAAATTTTAGGAAAAGTCATAGGATTATTCAGGAGATTTTAA
- a CDS encoding aminotransferase class I/II-fold pyridoxal phosphate-dependent enzyme, whose translation MFNKTKDYLSKVYMIDEKISNLCEKVEKSIKYKFEELDEIKAYNQYKVLRAFQKNKISDAHFAFTTGYGYGDIGRDSLDRVYADAFNSEDCIVRPHFVSGTHAISVALFGNLRPGDKILAVTGKPYDTLEEIIGIRESRGSLKEYGVGYIQINLAENSKPDFESIKNALISDDKIRLVEIQRSTGYGWRPALTLKDIEDIIVLVKKVRKDVICFVDNCYGEFLDTYEPTEAGADLMAGSLIKNPGGGIAPTGGYIAGKKEYVENASYRLTSPGIGRECGSTFGVMRQLYQGFFLAPHVTMEALKGAIFCSKSFETLGFEVCPEVDSSRSDIIQGIKFKNKDTLIAFCQGIQKGSPIDSFVNAEPWDMPGYNDQVIMAAGAFIQGSSIELSADAPIREPYIAYLQGGLTYEHAKIGIMIALQNLLDKGYISL comes from the coding sequence TTGTTCAATAAAACAAAGGATTATTTATCAAAGGTATACATGATAGATGAAAAGATAAGCAATCTTTGCGAAAAAGTTGAAAAATCCATTAAATATAAATTTGAAGAGCTGGATGAAATAAAGGCATACAACCAATACAAGGTATTAAGAGCCTTTCAGAAAAATAAAATTTCCGATGCACATTTTGCATTTACCACGGGCTATGGCTATGGCGACATAGGAAGGGATTCATTAGATAGGGTATATGCAGATGCCTTTAATTCCGAGGATTGTATAGTAAGGCCTCACTTCGTATCCGGAACCCATGCCATTTCCGTTGCCTTATTCGGCAACTTAAGGCCGGGAGATAAAATCCTTGCTGTAACAGGAAAGCCTTACGACACTCTTGAAGAAATAATAGGCATAAGAGAGAGCAGGGGGTCTTTAAAGGAATATGGCGTAGGCTATATACAAATCAATTTAGCCGAAAACAGCAAGCCGGATTTTGAAAGCATTAAAAATGCGCTTATAAGCGATGATAAAATAAGGCTTGTTGAAATTCAAAGATCTACCGGATATGGCTGGCGGCCGGCATTAACCCTTAAGGATATTGAAGATATAATAGTTTTGGTTAAAAAAGTCAGGAAGGACGTAATATGCTTTGTAGATAACTGTTACGGAGAATTTCTTGATACATATGAGCCTACTGAAGCAGGCGCGGATTTGATGGCAGGTTCTTTAATAAAAAACCCCGGCGGCGGCATAGCCCCGACAGGCGGTTATATTGCGGGCAAAAAGGAATATGTTGAAAATGCGTCATATAGGCTCACTTCGCCTGGAATTGGCAGGGAATGCGGCTCAACCTTTGGAGTTATGAGGCAATTATATCAGGGATTCTTCCTGGCACCTCATGTGACCATGGAAGCATTAAAGGGCGCTATATTCTGCTCTAAATCATTTGAAACCTTAGGCTTTGAAGTATGTCCTGAAGTTGATAGTTCGAGGAGCGATATAATACAGGGCATTAAGTTTAAAAACAAAGACACTTTGATTGCCTTTTGCCAGGGCATACAAAAAGGTTCTCCAATTGATTCCTTCGTAAACGCCGAGCCTTGGGATATGCCTGGTTATAATGATCAAGTAATTATGGCGGCAGGTGCATTCATACAGGGTTCTTCAATTGAATTAAGCGCTGATGCTCCTATAAGAGAACCCTATATAGCTTATCTTCAGGGCGGGCTTACTTATGAGCATGCAAAAATAGGCATAATGATTGCTCTTCAAAATCTCTTGGATAAAGGATATATATCTTTATAA
- a CDS encoding GTPase, whose translation MKKAPRKSFIIIGRANAGKTLFLLNFCEFMGYNDITIKFKDAREEYIRNNEIGAFKKNLVNDTPNSTKCIQATELNIPVFKGSKYAEFIDTTGLSSTIHFDQDIREGMAQTISLMKQDAVLFHIVDAAWISDSKKIDDMDMQIYKYGKYRGNYIILANKLDLIQNENKLHILDESFPEVKIIKISALKELGFPEVKKYVSKII comes from the coding sequence ATGAAGAAGGCTCCCAGAAAGTCATTTATAATAATAGGTAGGGCAAATGCAGGCAAGACTTTGTTTTTGCTGAATTTCTGCGAATTTATGGGTTATAATGATATAACCATAAAGTTCAAGGATGCCCGGGAAGAATATATAAGAAATAACGAAATAGGAGCATTTAAAAAAAACCTGGTTAATGACACTCCCAATTCAACCAAATGCATTCAGGCAACGGAGCTTAATATACCTGTGTTCAAAGGCAGTAAATACGCTGAATTCATAGATACTACAGGACTTAGCTCAACCATACATTTTGATCAGGATATTAGAGAGGGCATGGCTCAGACAATTTCATTGATGAAACAAGATGCTGTGCTTTTTCATATAGTCGATGCAGCATGGATAAGTGATTCAAAGAAAATTGATGATATGGATATGCAGATATATAAATACGGCAAATACAGAGGAAATTATATTATTCTTGCAAACAAGCTTGATCTGATACAGAATGAGAATAAATTACATATATTAGATGAAAGCTTTCCTGAGGTAAAGATAATTAAAATTTCTGCTCTTAAAGAATTGGGCTTTCCTGAGGTAAAAAAATATGTATCTAAGATTATCTGA
- a CDS encoding AAA family ATPase translates to MEDRFDHLLMLLKIGRVSCSEMLKEMSGEKLQNTGNKNMRQQETLEDVMKELDSLIGLYDVKKLVKEIQAFATIQKRRKEENLTADSLVFHMVFKGNPGTGKTTVARILSKIFNKIGILEKGHLVEVERADLVGEYIGHTAQKVREQVKKALGGILFIDEAYSLARGGDKDFGKEAIDTLVKAMEDYRESFVLILAGYQDEMDYFISTNPGLKSRFPIKIEFNDYSTEDLIKISKIMVEKRQYKLSPDAIRRIRAILDSKSQSNDYRLGNARLVRNIVEAAIRKQAVRLVNKPNISREDLISLKGEDFVDEEGSQKVIYNNR, encoded by the coding sequence ATGGAAGACAGATTTGACCATCTTTTAATGTTGCTTAAAATAGGCAGAGTTTCATGCTCGGAAATGCTTAAGGAAATGTCGGGTGAAAAGCTGCAGAATACGGGAAATAAGAATATGCGGCAACAGGAGACCTTAGAAGATGTGATGAAGGAATTGGACAGCCTTATAGGGCTTTATGATGTTAAAAAGCTGGTCAAAGAAATTCAAGCCTTTGCCACCATACAGAAGAGGAGAAAAGAGGAAAACTTAACGGCCGACTCACTGGTATTTCATATGGTCTTTAAAGGAAATCCCGGAACCGGAAAAACCACCGTTGCAAGAATATTAAGCAAGATTTTCAACAAAATAGGCATCCTGGAAAAAGGCCATTTAGTGGAAGTAGAGAGGGCGGACCTAGTTGGCGAATATATAGGCCATACAGCTCAGAAGGTGAGGGAGCAGGTAAAAAAAGCCTTAGGCGGAATACTCTTTATAGACGAGGCCTATTCTCTGGCTCGGGGCGGTGACAAAGATTTCGGCAAGGAGGCAATCGATACGCTGGTTAAAGCAATGGAGGATTACAGAGAAAGCTTTGTTTTAATCTTAGCCGGTTATCAGGATGAAATGGATTACTTCATATCTACCAATCCCGGGCTTAAGTCCAGATTTCCTATAAAAATCGAATTCAACGACTACAGCACCGAGGATTTAATAAAAATATCAAAAATAATGGTTGAGAAAAGGCAATATAAGCTTTCTCCGGATGCTATAAGACGCATCAGAGCTATTTTGGACAGTAAATCCCAAAGCAATGATTATAGGCTAGGCAATGCAAGACTAGTAAGAAATATCGTGGAAGCTGCCATAAGAAAACAGGCAGTACGCTTGGTAAATAAGCCTAATATCTCAAGGGAGGACCTTATATCATTAAAAGGAGAGGATTTTGTAGATGAAGAAGGCTCCCAGAAAGTCATTTATAATAATAGGTAG
- the hfq gene encoding RNA chaperone Hfq: protein MNKINNNLQDVFLNQSRKGHIPVTIHLTNGFQLKGQVKGFDNFTIILDSEGKQILIYKHAVSTISPLKPILFTAPQESTNTDKTEE from the coding sequence ATGAATAAAATAAATAACAATTTACAGGATGTTTTCTTAAATCAGTCAAGAAAAGGTCATATACCTGTTACTATACATTTAACGAATGGATTTCAATTAAAAGGCCAAGTCAAAGGATTTGATAATTTCACTATTATCCTCGACAGCGAAGGCAAGCAAATACTCATATATAAGCATGCAGTTTCAACTATTTCACCCTTAAAGCCAATATTGTTTACAGCACCTCAAGAGAGCACAAATACCGATAAAACCGAAGAGTAA
- the miaA gene encoding tRNA (adenosine(37)-N6)-dimethylallyltransferase MiaA translates to MKKPLFILVGPTAVGKTEISIKLAKVFKSEIISADSMLVYKYMDIGTAKPTPKEMDGVRHHLIDVVNPDEEFSVALFREKAVKHIDDLISSNKLPIVAGGTGLYINSLTYALDFTETISDWDYRNSLLDMAKEKGNAYVHNMLKAVDIDSFNRLHENDLKRIIRALEVYKYTGKTITEVQIGSRKKAIDYDLCMIGLISDRQKLYEKINKRVDIMLEKGLVNEVKSLLDMGYTKDLTSMQGLGYKEIISFLEGEYSFEEAVYRLKQSTRHFAKRQLTWFRREERIHWVNVDEYEDTDSIVQNIAHHVAGKLS, encoded by the coding sequence ATGAAAAAACCTTTATTTATTCTTGTAGGCCCAACAGCAGTCGGCAAGACTGAGATATCCATAAAACTGGCAAAGGTATTTAAAAGCGAGATAATATCTGCAGATTCCATGCTGGTTTATAAATATATGGATATAGGAACTGCAAAACCTACACCGAAAGAAATGGACGGAGTAAGACACCATCTTATAGATGTGGTAAATCCCGATGAGGAATTTTCCGTAGCCCTTTTCCGTGAAAAAGCAGTAAAACATATTGATGATTTGATAAGTTCAAATAAGCTGCCCATAGTGGCAGGAGGGACCGGATTATATATAAATTCCCTTACATATGCCCTGGATTTTACCGAAACCATATCCGACTGGGATTATCGAAATTCACTGTTGGATATGGCTAAAGAAAAGGGAAATGCCTATGTGCATAATATGTTAAAAGCGGTTGATATTGACTCTTTTAACCGCCTTCATGAAAACGACTTAAAGAGAATTATAAGAGCCCTTGAGGTATATAAATACACAGGAAAAACTATTACGGAAGTACAAATTGGATCAAGAAAAAAAGCCATTGATTATGACTTGTGTATGATAGGCTTAATATCCGACAGGCAAAAGCTATATGAGAAGATAAACAAAAGGGTAGATATAATGCTTGAAAAGGGTCTTGTTAATGAAGTAAAATCCTTGCTTGATATGGGATATACAAAGGATCTGACTTCCATGCAGGGGCTTGGATATAAAGAGATAATCTCTTTTCTTGAAGGGGAGTATTCCTTTGAGGAGGCAGTTTATAGACTGAAACAAAGCACAAGGCATTTTGCAAAACGCCAGCTGACATGGTTCAGGCGGGAAGAGCGAATACACTGGGTCAACGTTGATGAATATGAGGACACCGATAGCATTGTTCAAAATATTGCCCATCACGTTGCAGGAAAATTAAGCTAA
- the mutL gene encoding DNA mismatch repair endonuclease MutL, producing the protein MGNIHILNENISNKIAAGEVVERPSSVVKELVENSIDADATSITVEIKDGGITYLRVTDNGTGMDYEDAEKSFIRHATSKIAEEDDLNNINTLGFRGEALASIAAVSQVEMITKPRDKDYGTKIILEGGECKYLDSTGCPNGTSIIVKNLFYNTPARLKFLKKESRESALVSDTVLKLALSHPEISFKYINNGKNIFNTPGDGDLKNTILTIYGREFYDSLIPVSYTGNILSIKGYIGRPSAARSNRSFQTFFINNRYVKNKMFSTAVDTAYKTFLTVNKFAFCILFISIHPELVDVNVHPTKAEVRFQDEREVFGAIFNTVRNGLAGEVLIPQMEKQEASFKVEQQQLIRDDYSNPFTVREQRDFYDIRNEDTKVEAAVTEEQPIEKHHEAFKEDKVYSDMNVNAFEDEEISYNTPQNLLPPLVIIGQCHFTYILAQGPDGLYIVDQHAAHERILYERYKSSFEKGVIQSQQLIAPFVVELTLKEVAAIKDNPEILTRLGFDFEFFGNNSVMLRSAPMIFGVPQLKKLFLELVDLLNEEEGNNKGIIDSMMCTMACKSAVKANDKLSILEMEGLINKLRLTPNPYTCPHGRPVIIKLTQNELEKKFKRIQ; encoded by the coding sequence TTGGGAAACATCCATATTTTAAATGAAAATATATCAAATAAAATTGCTGCCGGTGAGGTGGTAGAAAGACCTTCATCCGTAGTAAAAGAACTTGTTGAAAATTCAATAGATGCCGATGCAACCTCCATTACCGTTGAAATAAAAGACGGTGGTATTACTTATTTAAGAGTCACTGATAATGGTACAGGCATGGATTATGAGGATGCAGAGAAATCTTTTATAAGACATGCCACCAGCAAAATTGCCGAAGAAGATGACTTGAACAATATAAATACCCTGGGCTTTCGCGGCGAAGCCTTAGCCAGCATAGCAGCTGTTTCCCAGGTTGAAATGATTACCAAGCCAAGGGATAAGGATTACGGCACAAAAATCATACTAGAAGGCGGCGAGTGCAAGTATTTGGATTCTACAGGCTGCCCGAACGGCACGAGCATCATCGTAAAAAATTTGTTTTACAATACACCGGCGAGGTTAAAGTTTTTAAAGAAGGAATCCAGAGAGTCGGCTTTGGTGTCAGACACAGTATTAAAGCTTGCTTTATCCCATCCTGAAATATCCTTTAAATATATAAATAATGGCAAAAACATATTTAATACTCCCGGAGACGGTGATCTTAAAAATACAATATTGACCATATACGGAAGGGAATTTTATGATTCTCTTATTCCAGTATCCTATACAGGCAATATATTATCCATAAAAGGCTATATCGGGCGCCCCAGTGCAGCAAGATCCAACAGGTCTTTTCAGACGTTTTTCATAAACAACAGGTATGTGAAGAACAAAATGTTCTCGACTGCCGTCGACACTGCATATAAGACTTTTTTAACCGTAAATAAATTTGCATTTTGCATATTATTTATATCAATACATCCTGAACTTGTGGATGTAAATGTTCACCCTACAAAAGCAGAAGTAAGGTTTCAGGATGAAAGAGAGGTCTTTGGCGCCATATTCAATACAGTTAGAAACGGCCTGGCAGGAGAGGTATTGATACCTCAGATGGAAAAACAAGAAGCTTCTTTTAAAGTAGAACAACAGCAGCTTATCAGGGATGATTACAGCAATCCCTTTACTGTAAGGGAACAAAGAGATTTTTATGATATAAGAAATGAAGATACAAAGGTAGAGGCTGCAGTAACTGAAGAACAGCCAATAGAGAAGCATCATGAAGCCTTTAAGGAGGACAAAGTATACAGTGATATGAATGTCAATGCTTTTGAGGATGAAGAAATCTCATATAATACGCCTCAAAATCTTCTTCCGCCCCTCGTAATAATAGGACAGTGCCATTTTACCTACATACTTGCCCAGGGTCCTGACGGTCTTTATATAGTGGACCAGCACGCTGCTCATGAAAGAATATTGTATGAAAGATATAAGAGCTCCTTTGAAAAGGGAGTAATACAATCACAGCAGCTTATCGCTCCTTTTGTGGTGGAATTAACCTTAAAAGAAGTTGCAGCAATAAAGGACAATCCGGAAATTTTAACAAGGTTAGGTTTTGACTTCGAGTTTTTTGGCAATAATTCAGTTATGCTGCGTTCGGCACCTATGATATTCGGTGTTCCCCAGTTAAAAAAACTATTTTTAGAGCTTGTAGATCTTTTAAATGAAGAAGAAGGAAATAACAAAGGAATAATCGATAGTATGATGTGTACCATGGCTTGTAAAAGCGCTGTAAAAGCCAATGATAAATTAAGCATATTAGAGATGGAAGGGCTTATAAATAAATTAAGGCTCACGCCTAATCCCTATACCTGCCCTCACGGAAGGCCGGTAATAATAAAATTAACTCAAAATGAGCTGGAAAAGAAATTCAAAAGAATACAGTAG
- the mutS gene encoding DNA mismatch repair protein MutS, producing MPQLTPMMQQYLDIKEQYKDCILFFRLGDFYEMFFEDAETASKELELVLTGRDCGLNKRAPMCGLPYHAAESYVSRLISKGYKVAICEQVEDPALAKGIVKREIIRVVTPGTVTESSMLDEKKNNYIMSIYKNSDFYGIAYCDVSTGEFHASEFNSSNTQKIIDETARLTPSEIIYNMELSENTKLLKILSDRFNALLTHYKDDNFEYNSCVNKASAQFKNWGKTDKITTAVCACGALLSYIEETQKTSLGHINNLIIYTVDDFMMLDISTRRNLELTETMRNQTKKGSLLWVLDKTETAMGARMLRRWIEEPLIQKEKIQYRLDAVEELYGDIYVRNYIIDNLNSIYDIERLIGKIVYGTLNARDLLSLKQSISVLPDIKKGIKDLKTNILRDIYSNIDELIDVHELIEKSIIDNPPLSVKDGFIIKEGYDTEVDKLRRASKEGKDWIAALEAKEREATGIKSLKVGYNKVFGYYLEITNANKNMVPEGRYMRKQTLSNAERYITPELKEMESTILGAEEKLIQLEYQIFCKIRESISKNIQRLQRTSWAIANLDILCSLAAVAMENDYIKPVITDDGTIDIKDGRHPVVERTLPNNMFVPNDTNLDILNNRVSIITGPNMAGKSTYMRQVALLVIMAQVGSFIPASSASIGVVDRVFTRIGASDDLSSGQSTFMVEMSEVANILNNSTNKSLILLDEVGRGTSTYDGLSIAWAVIEYISSQSKIGAKTLFATHYHELTELEGKIEGIKNYCISVKEHGDDIIFLRKIIRGGADQSYGIQVAKLAGLPDEIIKRAREIIDMLEVNDINNKSIEILSEVKKETAAAEAHKTYIEQLDFFSSNKEKDIVTEIKNIDILNITPIEAMNILHKLIKKVRE from the coding sequence ATGCCGCAGCTTACTCCCATGATGCAGCAATATTTGGATATAAAAGAGCAATATAAAGATTGTATCCTATTTTTTAGATTAGGCGATTTTTATGAAATGTTTTTTGAAGATGCCGAAACAGCTTCAAAGGAGCTTGAATTGGTGTTGACCGGCCGGGATTGCGGCCTTAATAAAAGGGCGCCTATGTGCGGCCTTCCTTATCATGCTGCCGAATCATATGTTTCAAGGCTCATTTCAAAGGGCTATAAGGTAGCTATTTGCGAACAGGTAGAAGACCCTGCACTGGCTAAGGGCATCGTAAAAAGGGAGATTATACGTGTTGTAACTCCCGGAACCGTTACTGAAAGCAGCATGCTGGATGAAAAGAAAAACAATTATATCATGAGCATATATAAAAACAGCGATTTTTACGGAATCGCCTATTGTGATGTTTCCACTGGGGAGTTCCACGCATCGGAATTCAATTCTTCAAATACTCAAAAGATTATTGATGAAACAGCCCGTTTAACTCCTTCGGAAATCATATATAACATGGAACTGTCCGAAAACACCAAATTGCTTAAGATTTTATCCGACAGGTTCAATGCCTTATTGACCCACTATAAGGATGATAATTTTGAATATAATTCCTGCGTTAATAAAGCATCAGCCCAGTTTAAGAATTGGGGGAAAACTGACAAAATTACAACGGCAGTGTGTGCCTGCGGCGCCTTGTTAAGTTATATTGAGGAAACACAAAAGACAAGCTTAGGGCATATAAACAACCTTATAATTTACACCGTCGATGATTTTATGATGCTGGACATATCAACCAGGAGAAACTTAGAGCTTACGGAAACCATGAGAAATCAGACTAAAAAAGGCTCTCTTTTATGGGTCTTAGATAAAACAGAAACTGCCATGGGTGCCCGTATGCTTAGACGCTGGATTGAAGAACCTCTTATACAAAAAGAAAAAATACAGTACAGATTGGATGCTGTAGAGGAATTATACGGCGATATCTATGTCAGAAATTATATAATAGATAATTTAAACAGCATATATGATATTGAAAGGCTTATAGGCAAAATAGTATACGGCACTCTAAATGCCAGGGACTTATTATCATTAAAGCAGTCAATTTCTGTTTTGCCGGATATCAAAAAGGGCATAAAGGATTTAAAGACCAACATTTTAAGAGATATTTACAGTAATATAGATGAGCTAATTGATGTACATGAATTAATTGAAAAATCTATAATCGATAACCCTCCTTTGTCCGTAAAAGACGGCTTTATCATAAAGGAAGGCTATGATACTGAAGTTGATAAATTAAGAAGGGCATCAAAAGAAGGGAAGGACTGGATAGCCGCCTTAGAAGCAAAGGAAAGGGAAGCTACCGGAATAAAATCCTTAAAGGTAGGCTATAACAAGGTCTTCGGATACTACCTTGAGATTACCAATGCCAATAAGAATATGGTGCCCGAAGGCAGGTATATGAGAAAGCAAACCCTTTCAAATGCCGAAAGATACATAACACCTGAGTTAAAGGAAATGGAATCCACAATTTTAGGAGCAGAAGAAAAGCTTATACAGCTGGAATATCAAATCTTCTGCAAAATAAGGGAAAGTATATCGAAAAACATACAGAGACTTCAGAGAACCTCCTGGGCAATAGCTAATTTGGACATACTATGCTCCCTTGCAGCTGTTGCCATGGAAAATGATTATATAAAGCCTGTAATAACCGATGACGGTACAATAGACATAAAGGACGGCAGGCATCCCGTTGTAGAAAGGACCTTGCCTAATAATATGTTTGTTCCAAACGATACAAATCTGGATATTCTTAATAACAGGGTTTCCATTATAACAGGGCCTAACATGGCAGGCAAGAGCACATATATGAGACAGGTTGCCCTGCTTGTTATAATGGCCCAGGTAGGTTCCTTCATTCCCGCAAGCTCTGCATCAATCGGCGTTGTTGACAGGGTATTTACAAGGATAGGGGCATCCGACGACTTATCCAGCGGTCAGAGCACCTTTATGGTGGAAATGTCTGAAGTTGCAAACATACTTAATAACTCAACAAATAAAAGCCTCATACTCCTTGACGAAGTGGGCAGGGGAACCAGCACCTACGATGGCTTAAGCATTGCCTGGGCGGTTATTGAATACATAAGCAGCCAGTCAAAAATTGGGGCCAAGACTCTTTTTGCCACTCATTATCATGAATTGACGGAGTTAGAAGGCAAGATTGAAGGCATAAAGAATTACTGCATATCTGTAAAAGAGCATGGAGATGACATAATATTTTTACGGAAAATCATAAGAGGCGGAGCTGACCAGAGCTATGGAATACAGGTTGCAAAGCTGGCCGGCCTTCCTGATGAAATAATTAAAAGAGCCCGTGAAATTATAGATATGCTGGAAGTGAACGATATTAATAATAAAAGCATAGAAATACTTTCAGAGGTCAAGAAAGAGACTGCCGCTGCTGAAGCTCATAAAACTTATATAGAACAGCTGGATTTCTTCAGCAGTAATAAAGAAAAAGATATCGTTACAGAAATCAAAAATATAGATATTTTAAACATTACGCCTATAGAAGCTATGAATATATTACATAAGCTTATTAAAAAAGTACGTGAATAG